One genomic segment of Hordeum vulgare subsp. vulgare chromosome 2H, MorexV3_pseudomolecules_assembly, whole genome shotgun sequence includes these proteins:
- the LOC123425584 gene encoding DNA mismatch repair protein MLH1-like isoform X2, which yields MFLILYCISHLITWDVEKECFRTAAAAIGNFYALHPPILPNPSGKGIQLYKKNKDCMGSAEQADNNLPSTDEDDIDQELLAEAEAAWAQREWTIQHVLFPSMRLFLKPPKSMATDGTFVQVPLLTSVQPSFIVYVCSYTCFSVLLMLVHHSLLLCSSLFFTAQCRRHNVAHYVFHTSIDIVLPKRLPKVVRFWHRTLGIVISPTITKPHTDDIVESMQIRLCFDSDISERHTDMSTNSSPIYI from the exons ATGTTTCTTATTTTGTACTGTATAAGTCACTTG atTACCTGGGACGTTGAGAAAGAGTGCTTCAGAACGGCAGCAGCTGCTATCGGAAACTTCTATGCTCTTCATCCTCCCATCCTTCCAAATCCATCTGGCAAAGGCATTCAGTTATACAAGAAAAATAAAGATTGCATGGGAAGTGCTGAACAGGCTGATAACAATTTACCAAGTACAG ATGAAGATGACATCGATCAAGAGCTGCTTGCGGAAGCAGAGGCAGCATGGGCTCAACGTGAGTGGACCATCCAGCACGTCTTGTTCCCGTCGATGCGACTTTTCCTCAAGCCCCCTAAGTCGATGGCAACTGATGGAACGTTTGTCCAGGTGCCCCTCCTAACCTCGGTTCAGCCCTCCTTCATAGTATATGTTTGTAGCTATACGTGCTTCAGTGTTTTACTTATGTTGGTGCACCATAGTCTGTTACTGTGCTCCTCTCTATTTTTTACTGCTCAATGTCGGCGCCACAATGTTGCCCATTACGTTTTTCATACAAGCATTGACATTGTGTTGCCTAAAAGGTTACCTAAAGTCGTAAGATTCTGGCATCGAACACTTGGCAtagtaatttccccaacaatcaccAAGCCACATACAGACGACATTGTTGAGAGTATGCAAATCCGACTTTGTTTCGACAGCGATATATCTGAGAGACATACGGACATGTCTACGAACTCATCTCCAATTTATATTTGA
- the LOC123425584 gene encoding DNA mismatch repair protein MLH1-like isoform X3 gives MAWRPDTTPGSASGSTPVSASQGVNTEILKENAEMINEYYFSIHIDQGGNLTRLPVVLDQYTPDMDRLPEFMLSLENDITWDVEKECFRTAAAAIGNFYALHPPILPNPSGKGIQLYKKNKDCMGSAEQADNNLPSTDEDDIDQELLAEAEAAWAQREWTIQHVLFPSMRLFLKPPKSMATDGTFVQLCSSRAHLKGVRCAWRTQLSGAHGDG, from the exons ATGGCTTGGCGGCCCGACACCACACCAGGATCGGCGTCCGGATCAACTCCTGTCTCTGCAAGTCAAGGG GTGAACACTGAGATACTGAAAGAAAATGCTGAGATGATTAATGAGTACTACTtctctattcacattgatcaaggTGGCAACCTGACCAGACTTCCTGTTGTACTTGATCAGTACACTCCTGATATGGATCGCCTTCCAGAGTTCATGTTGAGTCTAGAAAATGAT atTACCTGGGACGTTGAGAAAGAGTGCTTCAGAACGGCAGCAGCTGCTATCGGAAACTTCTATGCTCTTCATCCTCCCATCCTTCCAAATCCATCTGGCAAAGGCATTCAGTTATACAAGAAAAATAAAGATTGCATGGGAAGTGCTGAACAGGCTGATAACAATTTACCAAGTACAG ATGAAGATGACATCGATCAAGAGCTGCTTGCGGAAGCAGAGGCAGCATGGGCTCAACGTGAGTGGACCATCCAGCACGTCTTGTTCCCGTCGATGCGACTTTTCCTCAAGCCCCCTAAGTCGATGGCAACTGATGGAACGTTTGTCCAG TTATGCAGCAGCCGAGCTCACCTCAAGGGAGTGCGTTGTGCCTGGCGCACTCAACTCAGTGGAGCGCATGGCGATGGCTGA
- the LOC123425584 gene encoding DNA mismatch repair protein MLH1-like isoform X1 has translation MAWRPDTTPGSASGSTPVSASQGVNTEILKENAEMINEYYFSIHIDQGGNLTRLPVVLDQYTPDMDRLPEFMLSLENDITWDVEKECFRTAAAAIGNFYALHPPILPNPSGKGIQLYKKNKDCMGSAEQADNNLPSTDEDDIDQELLAEAEAAWAQREWTIQHVLFPSMRLFLKPPKSMATDGTFVQVPLLTSVQPSFIVYVCSYTCFSVLLMLVHHSLLLCSSLFFTAQCRRHNVAHYVFHTSIDIVLPKRLPKVVRFWHRTLGIVISPTITKPHTDDIVESMQIRLCFDSDISERHTDMSTNSSPIYI, from the exons ATGGCTTGGCGGCCCGACACCACACCAGGATCGGCGTCCGGATCAACTCCTGTCTCTGCAAGTCAAGGG GTGAACACTGAGATACTGAAAGAAAATGCTGAGATGATTAATGAGTACTACTtctctattcacattgatcaaggTGGCAACCTGACCAGACTTCCTGTTGTACTTGATCAGTACACTCCTGATATGGATCGCCTTCCAGAGTTCATGTTGAGTCTAGAAAATGAT atTACCTGGGACGTTGAGAAAGAGTGCTTCAGAACGGCAGCAGCTGCTATCGGAAACTTCTATGCTCTTCATCCTCCCATCCTTCCAAATCCATCTGGCAAAGGCATTCAGTTATACAAGAAAAATAAAGATTGCATGGGAAGTGCTGAACAGGCTGATAACAATTTACCAAGTACAG ATGAAGATGACATCGATCAAGAGCTGCTTGCGGAAGCAGAGGCAGCATGGGCTCAACGTGAGTGGACCATCCAGCACGTCTTGTTCCCGTCGATGCGACTTTTCCTCAAGCCCCCTAAGTCGATGGCAACTGATGGAACGTTTGTCCAGGTGCCCCTCCTAACCTCGGTTCAGCCCTCCTTCATAGTATATGTTTGTAGCTATACGTGCTTCAGTGTTTTACTTATGTTGGTGCACCATAGTCTGTTACTGTGCTCCTCTCTATTTTTTACTGCTCAATGTCGGCGCCACAATGTTGCCCATTACGTTTTTCATACAAGCATTGACATTGTGTTGCCTAAAAGGTTACCTAAAGTCGTAAGATTCTGGCATCGAACACTTGGCAtagtaatttccccaacaatcaccAAGCCACATACAGACGACATTGTTGAGAGTATGCAAATCCGACTTTGTTTCGACAGCGATATATCTGAGAGACATACGGACATGTCTACGAACTCATCTCCAATTTATATTTGA